In the genome of Xiphias gladius isolate SHS-SW01 ecotype Sanya breed wild chromosome 18, ASM1685928v1, whole genome shotgun sequence, the window TCAGCTCGTCACAGCACTTACGAATCCTCTTCCTGCAGAGCGGCACAGgcaaaacagatgtttttaatcagtgtttctCAAACTTTACAGACCTGCGACCGTGTTCTTACATCCTGAAGTCTCGTGTCCCTACAGTTTATGTAGGACACCGTGGTATCTATCTATGACTGCAACTAACAGTTCTTTTCATGATTGCgtaatctgccaattattttctcagttaatcgattaattgtttggtctataaaacatcagaaatcaGAGGCAAATGCACATCACAGTATCCTTAGAGATGGTTTTATTGGAGCAGGAgtcaaaaaaactaaaaatattccatttactataatctgccaattattttctcagttaatcgattaattgtttggtatataaaacatcagaaatcaGAGGCAAATGCACATCACAGTATCCTTAGAGATGGTTTTATTGGAGCAGGAgtcaaaaaaactaaaaatattccatttactaTAATGTAACCGAGAAAAAGTGGGGagttctcacatttgagaacctggactcagcaaatatttggcacttttgcttaaaaattacttaaataattttttgaatatCGAAAAAGTTGTCAAGTAATTTTCTTTCGATCAACTTAACAATTGACCAGTTATTGCAGCTCCATATCTATCCAACCCTGTTTAATTTATCTTCAGTAAACATATATCTAACAAATCAAAAAACTACACTTTAGGTCACGAACCAGAAGATCATAGATTCTGTTTAAAGAAGTACagatgggcttttttttttaatagaaaaaacatGGTTGCGGATTAAGTTGGTCCTTAGAGATTTGTGCTGTGTCTGGGTAAGGCAACAGGATCATTTTCATTaccaattaatctgccaattattaAATCCAAGTTAATGACTTCATatagtttgttttgtccaatcaacacTCCAGCACCCAAACATAATCAATTTACCATCGCATAAGACAAAGATGTACTTATAATCTGCGCACATAAGAAGCTGAAACTAGGAAATGTTtagtagttgtttttttttttaaatgacttcaACAATAAATAGATTATCATAAtatttgatgattaattttctgtttatcaactaattgattttcaagtaattgtttcagctcttttgtAAATGCCCTTAAAAATTCCCACATGGAACAAAAATGTCCACAGCATGTACACTGTGTAACAGACGTTATTTCTGAAGCTGTGGACCTGAAAAACTCTCTTAACAGCCAGCAACCAAGAGCTGTGATCACCAGGCTTAGCTGCCACATACCTGCATAtttaatgtgaataaaaatgtacagtaaaaaaatgtaaataaatattgcagcattgttggttttttccTCAAGGCAACCAAGGGcaatgcagcaacacattttgAAACTCCTGGACTAAACTAGTGAGTGTTGATTATGTAGGAAAAGTGTGTAGTGAATAAACAAGAGAATAATTTTGGGCACTGTCTGTAATGATGGCTGAGCTAAGCacatacacttaaaaaaaactacaatatatTACACTCCCAAAGTAATATACAAGCCCAGACAGAGCCTCACGTTgtgattaaaaagtaaattaatatttatcGAGTATTTCATCAGACCATGTCACAAATTGTGGAGGTTGCAGAGACACTTTCAGCTGTTAGTAATGGCTGCTCACCTGCGTTCCCTCTCCTTACTGTTGTGTCTCTCCTTGCGCTGGCTAAGTGACATACAGGATCTAGCTTGTTTCCTGGTGCTGCTCCCTGATTCTCCAGCTGAGTCGGGTGCAGCCTTTGCAGCCTTGATGGGTTGAGAGCTGCGGGCGCTACCACGCTTTCTCGAGGCAGCAGGTGTCACCACATCATCTATGAAAAAATATGAGTGTGTATTAGACTTAGTTAGATCCAAACTTGACATGTATTTGCAGTGCAGTATTGCggacaacaacaaaatgactacagtttttgaaaaaagttaGCTTTAGAGTACTTATTATTACTTTCTATGTCCACAAGCTGCTTCTCTCTTGTTAGGTTGCTGCTACTGGTATAGTGAGCTTTTGCAACAACCATCTCCGggcaaaaattaaatgaaaaactcttGGGGATGATTATACCCTGGTGCTTGTTAGGTTCAACCATGTGAGGAATATGCCCAATCACCTGAGattaaaacagacacaaattattaaacAACGAATTCTGCAATAGAGCTACAATAAAAATGCATGTTGATATATTTTTCACCCCACCTGACCACACATGTTGGTGACAGGGTTAAAGACACCCCCTACATATGGGCTGGAAACCTCAAAAGGATTTGCTCTGTCAGTTTTCATCCACTTCTGCATTTGCGGATGTATGACTGCCTCTTGAGCCTCTGCAGACTGCTGAAGTATtgtcaaaaaactgaaacacagcGACAGAGATTTTGTGAATTCCATGAAAATGAATACATCCGCATTATATAGCAATGAAGTATATTAGTGAGGCGTACTTGCTGAGAACAGCTGACTGAATATCCTTCTGTCTTGCACTGTCAGCAGACACGGCGTTGAACCTTTTCTCCAAGCAAACTCTGGCAGCTGATCTGGATTGCTTCTGTGAGGATGTGCTGCTGTTGGCAGGCGGTTTAGTCGGACTTTCTTCCCCTCTGACTCTGGCCAGCACAAACCCTGGGACCTCTCCATAGGAAGCTGGCGTCTTTTCTCCTGGCATCACCAGACAGTGTTCATCAGTCGAAGTTGACAAGTCAATAGCTTGAGTGGTTGTGACGGGAGAAATCATTGTGGATCCAGTGGCGTCCGTAGCCCTCACCGAAGCAGGGTGAGGTCTGGCATCTGGCCCATCTGGAGGCCCAGCTTGCGCCTCCATGTGCGCCTGGATAAGGTGCTGAAGGTGTGTATATTCGACCTCTGTCATCTCCATCAGGCCAAGCTCAGTTCCTAACATCTGCCCCTGATCATGTGTCAAACATCCACCTTGGCTCAAAATCAGCCCAACAGAGTCACAGGTGAGGTCTCTGGATGAAGGTGAAGGTGATACATGGATGCTTTTAAAAGCTGAGGAAAATGCTGACATCTTTTAATCTGGAGATAGGACAGAAATGGAGTaaagttttacttgttttacGTCTCCACCACATCCCATAAAATATACCGAGACTTCAACCTGCTGCGGTGCTCCCTAGAGGCCGACTCAAACTTagtgttattaaaaatatatttatgaacGTAGCAGAATTCAATTAAGCACCAACAAACCAACACTAAAAATGctgatattaatatatatatataaaactccACGATAATTAGTCGAGAAATTATAAAATTTCAAAAGCCAGCGCTTCAATTTACGTTAGCAAAAGAGGAACGTTAAGCTAGTAAACTTGCTTAAACGTTGGCATGTGCCTGCTAACAAACTCTCCATCTTTATATAATTAAGGTGGAGAGGTTGTTAGAGGTTGTTATTTTCAATAGTCAATTATAAAGCCGTCCATTTTATACGGGCTGGACTCTAAACAAGCGGCCGTTATTGTCCGGTTTTCTTTATTGCCCTTTCTGTCGGTTCTTCAACTTACTTTAGTACCAGCTGCCTGCTCTATGGCCGCGGTGGTAACAGACGTTGGTGTCCAGCTCCCGGACGTCGTCAGGCTTCGGCCTTCACAGCCTAAGCCTCGGGTAATTTAAAGGTGttatattttgtacaaaaaaaaattgcgtGTTCCGGAATCCGAAAtgttatgaacatttttttcttttttttttaaagacagcgATGTAACTACGGACATTTACTCTATTACTTCACCGAAGCACAGGTAAGATGTTCGTTTTGTGCCTCGGTGTTTCCCGTTCCATTGGCTACCACTCCACTATCAGAGGGAAATACTTCACTTTTGTCCGCTAATAAAATATGCGCTTTTTCACAGTACATAAAGTAGGTGGAGGAAGTACTCGGCAATGACACCGCGTAAAAGTTCTTCTCTCGAGtcaaagtacaaaaatattagTGGGCTATCAACATATACTCGAAGAcccaaatgttaaaatactcaGAATGGGTCATTTCAGAATATATATCGCATTATTGAATTTCTATAAAGGAGGTTATAAATTTAGCTATGCAGCTGGCtagtttaatctgtaataatACATTATGTTATATTTAGTATAAATAATCTGTAACTAGTAAAGCtttataataaatgtagtggtgtAGGAAGTGCGGTGATTGTCTCTGAAATATAGTGGCACTGAATTGCAAAGTAGCATAAAGTGGAATTACtcagtttattttgtcattttacaggAGCACATAGCCTGCATCAGTGCAcaagtttcatttttactgttgtagctacTGTATAGTAAAGATGCTaagtagtttagtccagtggttcccaatctaGGGGTCAGGTCCCCTccaaggggtcacaagataaatctgaggggttgcgATGTTCTGcaacacaaatttgtatttattatgaTGACTTCCCAAATCTTCTCTTTCTTGTAagattttgattaattttacctctttgggcctcaaacaaCTATTTAAttgaaaccatctgagaagtttacaAAAGAGAATGTTTCATTGGTGGAACTAAAAACAGAGACAGCTGAAACTAGACAAGACCCCACAAGTACACAGTTGGttcttttggggttttttttttttttggaagattggaaaaataagtttaatctttaacgctgttttatttcacaaggttttggtttgttttaaatgtaaaatctttttCTGTAAAGTTACcagtaaacacataaaaagtaaCACAATATTGAAATACTCAAGGTTCAGTACGAGTACatcaaaactgtatttaaatacagttcttgAGTTTATGTACTCAGTTACATTCCACTTGTACAATTACCAAAGCTAGATCAATATCAACTGATGAAAGACTAGGGATTCAACTGAATGCTATCTCTCCCTTTTGTTAGACATGGGCTCTGCAAGTGGAAGGTTATGGACAAAATCGCTACAGGCAGACTGAGGCCTTTATCAGTATAGATTGTTTTCCCCCATGGACTCTCTCTTGCTTAGTCATTGTCTATCCCCACCTGCTTGTCACAGCAAGAGCCCTCAAGAAACCTGAAAACTAATTAAAAGGTGGTGCTTGTTAGGTCTAAAAATACCCAGAATTTTTGTGTAAACAACACGACTCATTCCAATTAAAGACAAACCAGCACGTTGCCCTTTTAtgattcaaatttgtttttcccAGCAATCTATATGATTCACAAGAGGAAACAACAGGCCAAAAACCATTTCCCTGGGGATCATGCCATAATGCATGTCAAAACCAGTTAAGAGCCTTTCAGTCTGGCTGGTGCTGTTTTGGATCAGGGCAGGTAAATCTCAACAGATTGTGTCAAAGGTCAATATTTCTCAGACGCATTGGGAGTATAACAATACATTTGCTCGGTCTGTGTCTTAAAATACTTACCATTGAAATGGATATGTTCAGTGatggaatgtaaaaaaaaaaaaaaatttaaatactaTATTTAAGAACAATTTTGAGGTACGTGTACTTgagcatttatattttaaatatttaactttatatttctaaTCCATTACTTTTCATAGGCAAATATTGTAAGTTTTTACTTGACTACATTTATcagacagctgtagttactatgcagattaaaaatttacatacaaaacatatgattattttataaaatatgaattgtTATGGATCACCTACCAAAATACTTAATAAGCAGCTTAATCactatacttttatttttgtaaaatgtttgaatgGACTCTTCATGTAGTATTCTTATATTGTAgtatcattgtttttatttaaggaTGTGAAATCTTCGCCAAACACTGGACATATTAATCACATATATTAAAAAGCATTAGAAAACACCTTTTATGTCTATATTTATCTCCAGTTGGTGGTTCTTGCATTGCACCAAGGTGACAT includes:
- the LOC120803811 gene encoding uncharacterized protein LOC120803811 isoform X2 produces the protein MSAFSSAFKSIHVSPSPSSRDLTCDSVGLILSQGGCLTHDQGQMLGTELGLMEMTEVEYTHLQHLIQAHMEAQAGPPDGPDARPHPASVRATDATGSTMISPVTTTQAIDLSTSTDEHCLVMPGEKTPASYGEVPGFVLARVRGEESPTKPPANSSTSSQKQSRSAARVCLEKRFNAVSADSARQKDIQSAVLSNFLTILQQSAEAQEAVIHPQMQKWMKTDRANPFEVSSPYVGGVFNPVTNMCGQVIGHIPHMVEPNKHQDDVVTPAASRKRGSARSSQPIKAAKAAPDSAGESGSSTRKQARSCMSLSQRKERHNSKERERRKRIRKCCDELNVLVPFCDSDTDKVTTLQWTTAFLRYINKTYGDTFKEEFQKAFTDEKGLFFKSSPCSGQDLIHREMDETLSIPLAVEQ
- the LOC120803811 gene encoding transcription factor-like 5 protein isoform X1; this encodes MSAFSSAFKSIHVSPSPSSRDLTCDSVGLILSQGGCLTHDQGQMLGTELGLMEMTEVEYTHLQHLIQAHMEAQAGPPDGPDARPHPASVRATDATGSTMISPVTTTQAIDLSTSTDEHCLVMPGEKTPASYGEVPGFVLARVRGEESPTKPPANSSTSSQKQSRSAARVCLEKRFNAVSADSARQKDIQSAVLSNFLTILQQSAEAQEAVIHPQMQKWMKTDRANPFEVSSPYVGGVFNPVTNMCGQVIGHIPHMVEPNKHQGIIIPKSFSFNFCPEMVVAKAHYTSSSNLTREKQLVDIENDVVTPAASRKRGSARSSQPIKAAKAAPDSAGESGSSTRKQARSCMSLSQRKERHNSKERERRKRIRKCCDELNVLVPFCDSDTDKVTTLQWTTAFLRYINKTYGDTFKEEFQKAFTDEKGLFFKSSPCSGQDLIHREMDETLSIPLAVEQ